One Pseudomonas sp. MM213 genomic window, CCGGAATTTGCTGAGCGTTTCCTGGCCGAAGCAACCACCGGAATTTCGTGAGCGGCCCAGTTTACGTGGCCCGCAGCCGGCCCAAATCGAATATCGACCCAAACTCATCGATGATGGCGGATGATGAATGAAACAATATCCTTTTATAGATATCTCAGATGACCGCTGATCAATGGCTTATTCCGCCCCTGCCCGATTCGATTCCTCCGTCGATACTGTCGAAAGCAGACGTGCTTGTAACGAAAACAGCTTTCCTTGCCGGCCTGCTCGCACCTGAAACTGCAGCATGCTTGAGCAGACAGCTGAAGGTCTCTGACGCTGAGTACTCGAGGATCATCGACGGGCACAACACTGACCTGGAGGTGCTGGAAGACGCAACCAACTTGGCTAGCATGCAGTCCACGTTGGGGGAAATCACCGAGCTTCGTCGACGTCTCATTGCGGCGCTAGCCCACCACTATCACCTTGTACAAACTCAACCGCTATCTGACGGTAATGGGGCCGTGGCGAGGCTGATCGTTCATACGCATTTCGCTCAGATCGGATTACATCCGCAGCTGTGGTCGTTATCTCGCGGTATAGCTCGTAGACAGGAGGAGTATCACGCTGCGCTGGGCATAACTGGTGACACGCAAGAGAGACAACTTGCTAGTGGATTCCAGCGAACAGACAGAGCCTCTCTCACCTTCATTGAGTTCATGCTTGATGTCTGCCATGAAGAAGTGGACTACATGACTACCGCTCTGAGTCGTCACCAGCTTCGTGAGTCCGTTGCCCATGCGTACAGAACAAACTCGCGATTGACGGAAGCAAGCGTCAGCCCAGAAACGATGCCGGCGCTCCTAGCGCTGTTAATCCAAGGCTCACTACCTCGCACCGAATTCGTAACCTTTACCGGTCTTCCACGTGAAGCAGCAAGCGACCAGCTCAACCGGCTGCTCAACCTCGGTATCGTGGTGAGCCCGCCATCTAACCTCCAAAGGCTGGAGGTAAGCTTACCGGCCTGGTTTGCCCAGGTTCTCCTTCCCGATTTTCATTTAGCATGA contains:
- a CDS encoding Fic family protein, producing the protein MTADQWLIPPLPDSIPPSILSKADVLVTKTAFLAGLLAPETAACLSRQLKVSDAEYSRIIDGHNTDLEVLEDATNLASMQSTLGEITELRRRLIAALAHHYHLVQTQPLSDGNGAVARLIVHTHFAQIGLHPQLWSLSRGIARRQEEYHAALGITGDTQERQLASGFQRTDRASLTFIEFMLDVCHEEVDYMTTALSRHQLRESVAHAYRTNSRLTEASVSPETMPALLALLIQGSLPRTEFVTFTGLPREAASDQLNRLLNLGIVVSPPSNLQRLEVSLPAWFAQVLLPDFHLA